One segment of Herbaspirillum hiltneri N3 DNA contains the following:
- the petA gene encoding ubiquinol-cytochrome c reductase iron-sulfur subunit, producing the protein MSNEKQVDSSRRGLLVATCAAGGVAGLATAGAFVSTFQPSERAKAAGAPVEVDISTLTPGEMRTVEWRGKPVWILKRTPEMIESLKKVDAQVADPESKRTEFSTTPEYALNEWRSIKKDLLVVVGICPHLGCSPSSKFQTGAQPSLPDDWQGGFLCPCHGSTFDLAGRVYKNKPSPDNLQVPRYMFEGDTKLVIGKDEKGEA; encoded by the coding sequence ATGAGTAACGAAAAACAGGTCGACTCCAGTCGACGCGGATTGCTCGTCGCGACTTGTGCGGCGGGTGGTGTGGCTGGATTGGCTACAGCGGGGGCTTTTGTTTCCACATTTCAACCATCAGAGCGCGCCAAAGCCGCCGGTGCACCGGTTGAAGTAGATATTTCCACGTTGACGCCGGGCGAAATGCGCACCGTGGAGTGGCGCGGCAAGCCGGTGTGGATCCTCAAGCGTACGCCGGAAATGATCGAGTCGCTCAAGAAGGTCGATGCCCAGGTGGCTGACCCGGAATCCAAGCGCACGGAATTCTCGACCACACCCGAATACGCCCTCAACGAATGGCGTTCAATCAAGAAGGACCTGCTGGTCGTGGTCGGCATCTGCCCGCACCTCGGCTGCTCGCCCAGCTCCAAATTCCAGACCGGCGCGCAACCGTCGCTGCCGGACGACTGGCAGGGCGGTTTTCTGTGTCCTTGCCACGGTTCAACGTTCGACCTGGCGGGCCGGGTCTACAAGAACAAACCGTCCCCAGACAACCTCCAGGTTCCACGGTACATGTTTGAAGGTGACACCAAACTGGTCATCGGCAAAGATGAGAAAGGCGAGGCGTAA
- a CDS encoding cytochrome b has protein sequence MAAFQEKQLPKDAPVSAKALNWVDSRFPLTSTWKAHLSEYYAPKNFNFWYAFGSLALLVLVIQIVTGIFLVMHYKPDATLAFASVEYIMRDVPWGWLVRYMHSTGASAFFIVVYLHMVRGLLYGSYRKPRELVWLFGVAIFLCLMGEAFMGYLLPWGQMSYWGAQVIVNLFGAIPFIGPDLSLWIRGDYVVSDATLNRFFSFHVIAIPLVLIGLVVAHIIALHEVGSNNPDGVEIKEKLDANGVPLDGVPFHPYYSVHDVMAVAVFLIVFTAVVFFAPEMGGYFLEYNNFVPADSLKTPPHIAPVWYFTPFYSILRATTSDFMAYLMAGVAAYVALLVFRSQRSGVFKIAAIVIGVAVIAGMAIFDAKFWGVVLMGVSVMILGGLPWLDHSQVKSIRYRPSWHKYVYLVFGIAFVVLGYLGVQPPTAVGTMIAQIGTFIYFGFFLLMPWWSALGRFKPVPDRVTYHPH, from the coding sequence ATGGCTGCATTCCAAGAAAAACAATTGCCCAAAGACGCTCCGGTATCCGCCAAAGCATTGAACTGGGTTGACTCCCGCTTCCCGCTGACTTCCACTTGGAAAGCACACCTTTCCGAGTATTACGCTCCCAAGAATTTCAACTTCTGGTACGCCTTCGGTTCGCTGGCGCTGCTGGTGCTGGTCATTCAGATCGTGACCGGGATTTTCCTGGTGATGCACTACAAGCCCGACGCCACGCTGGCGTTCGCTTCGGTCGAATACATCATGCGCGACGTCCCGTGGGGCTGGCTGGTGCGCTACATGCACTCGACCGGCGCGTCGGCGTTCTTCATCGTGGTCTACCTGCACATGGTGCGCGGACTGCTGTACGGTTCCTATCGCAAACCGCGCGAACTGGTCTGGCTGTTCGGCGTCGCCATCTTCCTGTGCCTGATGGGCGAAGCCTTCATGGGCTATCTGCTGCCATGGGGCCAGATGTCGTACTGGGGCGCACAGGTGATCGTCAACCTGTTCGGCGCGATTCCTTTCATCGGGCCTGACCTGTCGCTGTGGATCCGCGGCGACTACGTCGTGTCCGACGCCACGCTGAACCGCTTCTTCTCGTTCCACGTGATCGCCATTCCGCTGGTGCTGATCGGCCTGGTCGTGGCGCACATCATCGCGCTGCACGAAGTCGGCTCGAACAACCCGGACGGCGTTGAAATCAAGGAAAAGCTGGACGCCAACGGCGTTCCGCTGGACGGCGTACCGTTCCATCCTTACTACTCCGTGCATGACGTCATGGCGGTTGCCGTGTTCCTGATCGTCTTCACCGCCGTCGTGTTCTTCGCGCCGGAAATGGGTGGCTACTTCCTCGAATACAACAACTTCGTCCCGGCCGATTCGCTGAAGACGCCACCGCACATCGCACCGGTCTGGTATTTCACGCCGTTTTACTCGATCCTGCGTGCAACGACTTCCGACTTCATGGCCTACCTGATGGCCGGTGTCGCCGCTTACGTCGCGCTGCTGGTGTTCCGCTCCCAGCGCAGCGGCGTCTTCAAGATCGCCGCGATCGTCATCGGCGTGGCCGTGATTGCCGGCATGGCCATCTTCGACGCCAAGTTCTGGGGCGTCGTCCTGATGGGCGTGTCCGTCATGATCCTCGGCGGCCTGCCGTGGCTCGATCATTCGCAAGTCAAGTCGATCCGCTATCGTCCAAGCTGGCACAAATATGTCTACCTGGTCTTCGGTATCGCCTTCGTGGTTCTCGGCTACCTCGGCGTGCAACCGCCGACCGCCGTCGGCACCATGATCGCTCAGATCGGCACCTTCATCTATTTCGGCTTCTTCCTGTTGATGCCATGGTGGAGCGCATTGGGTCGGTTCAAGCCGGTTCCCGACCGCGTTACCTATCATCCGCACTAA
- a CDS encoding cytochrome c1, with product MTLLKRLIATLVLLPALAYANEGGYPLDKAPNRTTDVSSLQNGAKLFVNYCLNCHSASAMRYNRLRDIGLTEDQIKNNLLFTGEKVGDLMKTTMLPQDAKAWFGAVPPDLSVIARAKASEAGSGPDWIYTYLRTYYKDDSRPTGWNNMVFPNVGMPHVLWELQGIRAPKFAEEKDPHDEGKTIHKFVGFEQLKPGKLSAVEYDNAVGDLVGYLQWMGEPAQNTRKRLGVWVLLFLGLFLVLAWRLNASFWKEVK from the coding sequence ATGACATTGCTGAAAAGACTGATCGCGACTCTCGTGCTGCTGCCGGCGCTGGCTTACGCCAACGAAGGCGGCTATCCGCTGGACAAGGCGCCGAATCGCACCACCGATGTGTCGTCGCTGCAAAACGGCGCCAAGCTGTTCGTCAACTATTGCCTGAACTGCCACTCGGCATCGGCCATGCGTTACAACCGCCTGCGCGATATCGGCCTGACCGAAGACCAGATCAAGAACAACCTGTTGTTCACCGGTGAAAAAGTCGGCGACCTGATGAAAACCACCATGCTGCCGCAAGACGCCAAGGCATGGTTCGGCGCAGTTCCTCCGGACTTGTCCGTGATCGCCCGCGCCAAGGCCTCCGAAGCCGGTTCCGGCCCTGACTGGATCTACACTTACCTGCGCACCTACTACAAGGACGACTCCCGTCCGACCGGTTGGAACAACATGGTTTTCCCGAACGTCGGCATGCCGCACGTCCTGTGGGAACTGCAAGGCATCCGGGCACCGAAGTTTGCAGAAGAGAAAGATCCGCATGATGAAGGCAAGACCATCCATAAATTTGTGGGTTTTGAACAGTTGAAACCAGGCAAGTTATCCGCGGTCGAATACGACAATGCGGTGGGGGATCTGGTCGGCTACTTGCAATGGATGGGCGAACCCGCGCAAAATACGCGTAAGCGCCTCGGCGTCTGGGTTTTGCTGTTCCTGGGCTTGTTCCTGGTGTTGGCATGGCGTCTGAACGCCTCCTTCTGGAAAGAAGTCAAGTAA
- a CDS encoding glutathione S-transferase N-terminal domain-containing protein, producing the protein MMVLYSGTTCPFSQRCRLVLFEKGMDFEIRDVDLFNKPEDISVMNPYGQVPILVERDLVLYESNIINEYIDERFPHPQLMPADPLMRARARLMLFNFEKELFIHVHTLENEKTKGAEKAHEKARAEIRDRLTTLAPLFLKNKYMLGDEFSMLDVALAPLLWRLDHYGIELSKTAAPLMKYAERIFSRPAYIEALTPSEKVMRR; encoded by the coding sequence ATGATGGTTCTCTACTCGGGCACAACTTGCCCATTCTCGCAACGTTGCCGCCTCGTCCTGTTCGAAAAGGGCATGGACTTTGAAATTCGCGACGTCGACCTGTTCAACAAGCCGGAAGATATTTCGGTCATGAACCCCTACGGCCAAGTGCCGATCCTGGTCGAACGCGACTTGGTGCTGTACGAATCCAACATCATCAACGAATACATCGACGAACGTTTCCCGCATCCGCAGCTGATGCCGGCCGATCCGCTGATGCGCGCGCGTGCACGCCTGATGCTGTTCAATTTCGAAAAGGAATTGTTCATCCACGTCCACACGCTGGAAAACGAAAAGACCAAGGGCGCAGAAAAAGCCCACGAAAAGGCCCGCGCAGAAATCCGCGATCGCCTGACCACGCTGGCGCCGCTGTTCCTGAAGAACAAGTACATGCTCGGCGACGAATTCTCCATGCTCGACGTCGCGCTGGCGCCGTTGCTCTGGCGTCTCGACCACTACGGCATCGAACTGTCGAAGACCGCAGCACCGCTGATGAAGTACGCCGAACGCATCTTCTCGCGTCCGGCCTACATCGAAGCGCTGACGCCTTCCGAAAAGGTCATGCGTCGTTAA
- a CDS encoding ClpXP protease specificity-enhancing factor, whose product MPEVSTKPYLLRAIYEWCTDNGYTPHIAVVVDASTRVPMQFVKNGEIVLNISFEATSGLKMDNDFINFSARFGGVSRDISVPVENVIAIYARENGQGMAFEAPSVLAVGDTEDAPESAPAPGLASVPTADKNDAGSKPAPDNEPEPPKKGGRPVLTRIK is encoded by the coding sequence ATGCCAGAAGTGTCTACCAAACCCTATCTCCTGCGCGCCATTTACGAATGGTGCACGGACAACGGCTACACGCCGCACATCGCGGTCGTCGTGGACGCCAGCACACGCGTCCCCATGCAATTCGTCAAGAACGGCGAGATCGTCCTGAACATCAGCTTTGAAGCCACCAGCGGCCTCAAGATGGACAACGACTTCATCAATTTCAGCGCCCGTTTCGGCGGCGTCTCGCGCGACATCTCGGTCCCGGTCGAAAACGTCATCGCGATTTACGCTCGTGAAAACGGCCAGGGCATGGCCTTCGAAGCACCGTCCGTGCTGGCCGTCGGCGACACCGAAGATGCCCCGGAATCCGCACCGGCGCCGGGACTGGCATCGGTCCCGACTGCTGATAAAAACGACGCTGGCAGCAAGCCGGCGCCGGATAATGAACCGGAACCACCAAAAAAAGGCGGAAGGCCTGTACTAACCAGAATTAAATAG
- a CDS encoding TMEM175 family protein gives MNKARLEAFSDGVIAIAITIMVLGLQMPHGAGLGELLKLAPQFLSYALSFTYVGIYWVNHHHLLQLVSHVNSRILWANLHLLFWLSLIPFVTNWVAEHHRDPVPVASYGAVLLMCSIAFLVLRRTLIAGEGGDSRLAKASGKGIKNSASILLYALAIPLSVWNPLAGNVIYVVLAVLWFVPDHRLESSGTRS, from the coding sequence ATGAATAAAGCACGACTGGAAGCATTCAGCGACGGCGTCATCGCCATCGCCATCACGATCATGGTGCTGGGCCTCCAGATGCCACACGGGGCGGGTTTGGGCGAGTTGCTCAAACTGGCCCCACAATTTCTCAGCTACGCGCTGAGCTTCACTTATGTCGGCATCTACTGGGTCAATCACCATCATCTGCTGCAACTGGTCAGCCACGTCAACAGTCGCATTCTCTGGGCCAACCTGCATTTGTTGTTTTGGCTGTCACTGATCCCCTTCGTCACCAATTGGGTCGCGGAGCATCATCGCGATCCTGTACCGGTAGCCTCTTACGGCGCAGTGCTGCTCATGTGCTCGATAGCGTTTCTGGTGTTGCGGCGTACGTTGATTGCAGGGGAAGGGGGCGACTCCCGGCTGGCGAAAGCCAGCGGCAAAGGCATAAAGAACTCCGCCTCGATCTTGTTGTACGCGCTGGCCATTCCCTTGTCAGTCTGGAATCCCCTGGCCGGTAACGTCATCTATGTCGTGCTTGCCGTGCTCTGGTTCGTTCCAGATCATCGCCTGGAAAGTTCCGGTACTCGCAGCTAA
- a CDS encoding FAD-dependent monooxygenase, with protein sequence MEIGILGGGIAGLSVALALHKQGYSPRIYERRAVPATMGAGVTLWPNASFVLGELGLLQDIEAIGGRPLTMRRQDAAGNALGGLDIGLLDRTMGYPTYTVLRRHLQEVLLDHAARAGIPVEFGRRAVAIELDAHGRAVAHFENGTSICPDLLIGADGRMESVARKFVAGDNRPIYQGFVNWIGVAQGPHALVDDISIQDFWGAGERFGCVAIRPDLVYWAAAQARPLNEATPTAGMHKKEVENLFAQWPEPVSNIIRATPENAIRLIAVHDLEPLHTWSRANVLLVGDAAHAPLPTSGQGACQALEDAWHLARCLDGASGGLEEIFQAFATIRGPKTTRLAEQGRFFARELFATDPETCRIRNERAKASDPVRDVQVLAAGWGQGLPMPGGADSTSAKEGGFSNLYRIE encoded by the coding sequence ATGGAAATTGGAATACTTGGCGGCGGCATTGCGGGCCTGAGCGTGGCACTGGCATTGCACAAGCAGGGTTACAGCCCTCGGATCTATGAGCGCCGTGCGGTGCCGGCAACCATGGGGGCCGGTGTGACGCTTTGGCCCAATGCCAGCTTTGTGCTGGGAGAACTGGGACTCCTGCAAGACATTGAAGCCATTGGCGGTCGGCCGCTGACAATGCGTCGCCAGGATGCTGCGGGAAATGCACTGGGGGGCCTCGATATTGGCTTACTGGACCGGACGATGGGGTACCCAACCTACACGGTGCTGCGCAGGCACTTGCAGGAGGTGTTGCTGGACCATGCAGCACGGGCGGGGATTCCGGTGGAATTCGGGCGCCGGGCCGTGGCCATTGAGCTGGATGCTCATGGCAGAGCCGTGGCCCATTTCGAAAATGGCACGAGCATCTGCCCGGATCTACTCATTGGCGCGGATGGCCGCATGGAGTCAGTGGCGCGCAAGTTTGTCGCGGGTGACAACAGACCAATCTATCAAGGCTTTGTGAACTGGATCGGTGTAGCGCAGGGGCCGCATGCGCTGGTGGACGATATTTCGATTCAGGACTTCTGGGGCGCGGGCGAGCGCTTTGGTTGCGTGGCGATTCGCCCCGATCTGGTGTATTGGGCCGCGGCGCAGGCACGGCCCCTGAATGAGGCCACGCCCACCGCAGGTATGCACAAGAAGGAGGTCGAGAATCTGTTCGCGCAATGGCCTGAGCCGGTCTCAAACATCATCCGTGCCACGCCCGAGAATGCCATCCGGCTGATTGCAGTGCATGATCTGGAGCCGTTGCATACATGGAGTCGAGCGAATGTACTGCTGGTCGGGGATGCCGCACACGCGCCGTTGCCGACGTCGGGGCAAGGAGCCTGCCAGGCGCTGGAAGATGCGTGGCATTTGGCCCGGTGCCTGGATGGTGCGAGTGGAGGCCTGGAAGAAATATTCCAGGCGTTTGCGACAATTCGCGGCCCCAAAACCACAAGGCTGGCGGAACAGGGCCGGTTCTTCGCGCGCGAATTGTTCGCCACAGATCCTGAAACATGTCGCATCCGCAACGAGAGAGCCAAGGCGTCCGATCCTGTGCGTGACGTGCAGGTCTTGGCAGCCGGATGGGGACAAGGCCTGCCGATGCCTGGTGGCGCTGACAGCACGTCAGCGAAGGAAGGTGGCTTTAGCAACCTGTACCGCATTGAATGA
- a CDS encoding LysR family transcriptional regulator translates to MRDALDLNAVRVYAAVVDEQSFAGASRLLAMPSSNVSRHVAALERRLGTRLLERSTRHLRMTEAGRLLYERVKPLLDTLLSTQEELGAVQRELRGPLKMCMPGEAPRLLAPILAEFCSLHPGIELECDTRMTGLEALREDVDLSIVFHRGHQEDSAFITRELATLPSIVVAAPSLLAKTGIPHHVRELKSLPCITTLSALKGQPWQFQDATGEIVKVPVRSRYRVNSGELAVAGARQGIGFAIVAAYPCQEDLATGRLQEVPLDLCPAPLKLLGAYSHRHSVTARVRALLELIQIRLAGAFNPSMGPQT, encoded by the coding sequence ATGCGCGATGCACTCGATCTGAATGCTGTCCGCGTCTATGCGGCAGTGGTTGATGAGCAGAGCTTTGCCGGCGCATCGCGTCTATTGGCCATGCCTTCCTCCAACGTCAGCCGCCACGTTGCCGCACTGGAGCGCAGACTCGGCACACGCCTGCTGGAGCGAAGCACCCGTCACCTGCGTATGACGGAAGCCGGTCGACTGCTCTACGAACGAGTAAAGCCCTTGCTCGACACCCTGCTCTCCACGCAGGAAGAGCTGGGTGCAGTACAGCGCGAACTGCGCGGTCCGCTGAAGATGTGCATGCCCGGAGAGGCACCAAGGCTGCTGGCGCCCATCCTCGCCGAATTCTGTAGCCTCCATCCAGGCATCGAGCTCGAATGCGATACCCGGATGACCGGGCTGGAGGCACTTCGAGAGGATGTCGACCTTTCCATTGTCTTCCACCGGGGCCATCAGGAGGACAGTGCTTTCATCACCCGCGAACTCGCCACACTGCCCAGCATCGTGGTTGCCGCCCCCTCATTGCTGGCCAAGACTGGCATCCCACACCATGTGCGCGAACTGAAGTCTCTGCCCTGCATCACCACCCTTAGTGCGCTGAAGGGCCAGCCCTGGCAGTTTCAGGACGCTACGGGCGAAATCGTCAAGGTGCCGGTCCGCAGCCGTTACCGAGTCAATAGCGGAGAACTTGCTGTGGCAGGCGCACGGCAAGGCATCGGCTTCGCGATTGTGGCGGCCTATCCTTGCCAGGAAGACCTTGCTACGGGGCGATTGCAGGAGGTGCCACTGGACCTGTGTCCTGCGCCACTGAAGTTGTTGGGGGCATACAGTCATCGCCATTCCGTGACGGCGCGTGTCCGGGCGCTACTGGAATTGATACAGATACGGTTGGCTGGCGCGTTTAACCCGTCTATGGGACCGCAGACCTAG
- a CDS encoding SMI1/KNR4 family protein, producing the protein MNEVDAKNSPFRLPTDLEIDAAENSLGMKFHPDYRKFLLSGGDVANAVFTPAVVLPGSGYCDLVEIAETAWKVMGVPRHYLPFIEDNGDYFCITSDGDIVYWSHDGATSERWSTLELWYQQVCVERK; encoded by the coding sequence ATGAACGAAGTTGATGCAAAAAATAGCCCCTTTCGCCTCCCGACAGACTTGGAGATTGATGCTGCTGAAAATAGTTTAGGGATGAAATTTCATCCGGACTATCGAAAGTTTCTTCTTAGTGGAGGAGACGTAGCGAATGCAGTGTTCACTCCAGCAGTCGTTTTGCCAGGGTCGGGATACTGTGACTTGGTGGAGATTGCAGAAACCGCATGGAAAGTGATGGGAGTTCCTCGTCACTATTTACCGTTTATCGAAGATAACGGCGACTATTTTTGCATTACGTCCGACGGAGATATTGTGTATTGGTCTCACGACGGCGCAACAAGCGAACGATGGTCAACGCTCGAGCTGTGGTATCAACAGGTATGTGTGGAACGAAAGTGA
- a CDS encoding DUF6680 family protein, whose product MAARGPYSPTAVSNIESQQEEFRTRMLALLAGNSSLKMEITNIPAASVDPSEN is encoded by the coding sequence ATGGCAGCACGAGGACCATATAGCCCGACCGCAGTCAGTAACATTGAAAGTCAACAAGAAGAATTTCGAACACGAATGTTGGCACTTCTTGCAGGGAACAGTTCGTTGAAGATGGAAATTACGAATATTCCAGCTGCGTCTGTAGATCCTTCCGAAAATTAA
- a CDS encoding GtrA family protein — MNRTSVEEKRGQLSLLQFLVFALVGAIGTLTHYAVLLTLVELCGKSAVTGTACGALAGALVNFFLNHKLTFRSEQKFRKTILRFLLIAGASLALNTLLLHLVLQATDWDYRIAQLGVTALILVFNYVFSAAWAFAERE, encoded by the coding sequence ATGAATAGAACTTCCGTCGAGGAGAAGCGCGGACAACTGTCGCTGCTTCAATTCCTGGTCTTTGCCTTGGTAGGCGCGATAGGTACGCTGACGCACTACGCGGTGCTCTTGACACTGGTCGAACTCTGTGGAAAGTCCGCCGTAACAGGCACCGCTTGCGGAGCGCTGGCCGGAGCTCTGGTCAATTTCTTCCTCAACCACAAGCTCACCTTCCGCAGCGAGCAGAAATTCCGCAAGACCATTTTGCGCTTCTTGCTGATCGCCGGCGCCAGTCTGGCGCTTAATACCCTGCTGCTCCACCTTGTGCTGCAGGCCACCGACTGGGACTACCGGATCGCGCAACTGGGCGTGACAGCCCTGATCCTGGTTTTCAACTATGTGTTCAGCGCAGCTTGGGCATTTGCCGAACGAGAATAA
- a CDS encoding glycosyltransferase family 2 protein produces MTVTKKISLVVPFYNEGGGVHSFARSIAAILAAIHGYDFEIICIDDGSKDTTLQELMQVRSLDPRFTVLELSRNFGKEAAMTAGIDYADGDAVIPIDADLQDPPELIKTMIAHWEQGAEVVLAKRVDRSSDSYLKRKTAALFYRFHNTLSGVKIPENVGDFRLMDRVVVKALRQLPERQRFMKGLFAWVGFKTVTVEYKREAREIGITKFSGWKLWNFALEGITSFSTTPLKIMTYVGAMGTLVTACYALYIVIRTLVHGVDVPGYASLLVAILFTGSLQLVGIGILGEYIGRIYMESKQRPVYVVRKRYADGDDSGGQLRYSDNE; encoded by the coding sequence ATGACGGTAACCAAGAAAATATCGCTGGTGGTCCCCTTCTACAATGAGGGGGGTGGCGTACATTCCTTTGCTCGTTCGATCGCCGCCATCCTGGCCGCGATCCACGGATACGACTTCGAGATCATCTGTATTGATGACGGCAGTAAGGACACTACGCTCCAGGAATTGATGCAGGTCCGATCGCTCGACCCGCGCTTCACGGTACTGGAGCTATCGCGCAATTTCGGCAAGGAAGCCGCCATGACGGCTGGCATCGACTACGCAGACGGTGACGCCGTGATTCCCATCGATGCGGATCTTCAGGATCCCCCCGAACTAATCAAAACAATGATCGCGCACTGGGAGCAAGGTGCCGAAGTCGTTCTGGCCAAGCGGGTTGACCGCAGCAGTGACTCCTATCTCAAACGCAAGACCGCGGCGTTGTTCTACCGTTTCCACAATACGCTGTCGGGCGTCAAGATCCCGGAGAACGTCGGCGACTTCCGCTTGATGGACCGCGTCGTCGTGAAAGCGCTCCGACAGCTTCCCGAGCGGCAACGCTTCATGAAGGGCTTGTTCGCCTGGGTCGGTTTCAAGACGGTAACGGTCGAGTACAAGCGGGAAGCGCGCGAAATCGGAATCACCAAGTTCTCTGGATGGAAACTGTGGAATTTCGCGCTAGAGGGCATCACCAGTTTCAGCACCACGCCGTTGAAGATCATGACCTATGTCGGTGCCATGGGAACGCTGGTGACGGCGTGCTACGCCCTGTACATTGTCATCAGGACCTTGGTTCACGGCGTTGACGTGCCCGGCTATGCCTCGCTGCTGGTCGCGATCCTCTTTACCGGCAGCCTACAGCTGGTCGGCATTGGCATACTGGGGGAATACATCGGACGTATCTATATGGAAAGCAAGCAGCGCCCCGTCTACGTGGTGCGCAAGCGCTACGCGGATGGCGACGACAGTGGCGGGCAGCTCCGTTACTCGGATAATGAATAG
- a CDS encoding DUF6056 family protein, with protein sequence MLAPDNSYFKAFDLMTSKLQSPLRQKVDISDAGLAAFTRTILVALAIMFLGWILWNAWHAIPAVDDFCYGAGAQERGIIQNVVNEYFTWGGRFSATVLISAFASIESLLLGHYYLVPLAILTLNLLAAWHFLRAVNLRSPAFFMLFCLMLMATFRMRESLFWLSGGATYGTACALLLALIAEEWKIYSGAVELGAKRVAALALGGFVLAGLNEVASLSHMVLVCLLSGSLLFKQKRDRLYLIAALVTISGTIVAGAAPGNFVRATTKIHDAGILHAVGASLRILISKYAVVIVAHTLVFSIFMWACRIDHRSGPRRSHIVPIVLCLMLALWAGIFPRAYALNDLGPERSRTIDFLFVNLIACLAAIWLNDKRRTRDDARRPILASIIGTVVLATIASFFVLPNATIAPIWSEIQQSAKLRELMDARFELVNRSDRGSLTVMAYTHEPSPITYFNDIRNDAREWENVCFAKYFHLTDVTAQ encoded by the coding sequence ATGTTGGCGCCCGATAATTCTTATTTCAAGGCCTTCGATCTCATGACAAGCAAGCTCCAATCACCACTCCGGCAAAAAGTCGACATTTCTGACGCTGGATTGGCTGCCTTCACCAGGACGATTCTCGTTGCCCTCGCGATCATGTTCCTAGGCTGGATCTTATGGAATGCCTGGCATGCGATTCCTGCCGTAGACGATTTTTGCTACGGCGCCGGCGCTCAGGAACGCGGCATCATCCAGAATGTGGTCAACGAATACTTCACATGGGGTGGCCGCTTCTCCGCCACGGTACTGATCTCCGCCTTCGCTAGCATCGAATCGCTGCTGCTGGGCCACTACTACCTGGTTCCACTCGCCATCCTGACGCTGAACCTGCTGGCCGCCTGGCATTTTCTACGTGCCGTCAACCTGCGATCTCCCGCCTTTTTCATGCTGTTCTGCCTGATGCTAATGGCGACCTTCCGGATGCGGGAGTCGCTATTCTGGCTGTCTGGCGGAGCCACCTACGGAACGGCATGCGCGCTGCTGCTGGCATTGATCGCGGAAGAGTGGAAAATCTATTCGGGCGCAGTCGAACTTGGCGCAAAGCGGGTTGCCGCCTTGGCACTGGGCGGTTTCGTATTGGCAGGCCTTAATGAAGTGGCCTCGCTGTCGCATATGGTGCTGGTGTGCCTGTTGAGCGGCTCGCTGCTGTTCAAACAAAAACGTGACCGTCTGTACCTGATCGCAGCCCTGGTCACGATCTCAGGAACGATCGTCGCTGGTGCCGCCCCCGGGAACTTCGTGCGCGCAACCACGAAGATTCATGATGCCGGCATCCTGCACGCCGTCGGCGCGTCGCTGCGCATCCTCATTTCGAAATACGCAGTCGTCATTGTGGCTCATACGTTGGTCTTTTCCATCTTCATGTGGGCATGCCGCATCGACCATCGCTCCGGCCCCCGGCGCTCCCATATCGTTCCCATCGTTCTCTGCCTGATGCTAGCGCTTTGGGCTGGCATCTTCCCACGGGCCTATGCCCTCAACGACCTTGGCCCGGAACGCTCGAGGACGATCGACTTCCTATTTGTCAACCTGATCGCATGCCTGGCTGCGATCTGGCTCAACGACAAGCGCAGGACCCGCGACGACGCTCGACGCCCCATACTGGCCTCGATCATTGGCACAGTAGTGTTGGCCACCATCGCTTCCTTCTTCGTCCTGCCGAATGCGACAATCGCACCGATATGGAGCGAAATCCAGCAAAGTGCGAAGCTACGAGAACTGATGGATGCCCGCTTCGAGCTGGTCAATCGATCCGACCGTGGGTCCCTGACGGTAATGGCCTACACCCACGAACCCAGCCCCATCACCTACTTCAACGACATACGGAACGATGCGCGCGAATGGGAAAACGTCTGCTTCGCCAAGTATTTCCACCTGACGGATGTGACTGCACAATGA
- a CDS encoding ATP synthase subunit I has product MLRIILLQLVAMVVAACIAGLLGGVSALWSALLGGMCCFIPNGLFALRLYTSTRKPGGANPMTFLFGEFIKIATTLALMGAVVWLYRGVNWLAFVLSFIVVLKSYLILLFRHRP; this is encoded by the coding sequence ATGCTGCGCATCATCCTTCTGCAGCTTGTGGCCATGGTCGTCGCTGCATGTATTGCTGGTTTGCTGGGCGGGGTATCTGCGTTGTGGTCTGCATTGCTGGGCGGGATGTGTTGCTTCATTCCCAATGGCCTGTTCGCCCTGCGTCTCTATACAAGTACTCGCAAGCCTGGTGGGGCTAACCCGATGACGTTTTTGTTCGGGGAATTTATCAAGATTGCTACGACTCTTGCGCTCATGGGCGCAGTTGTTTGGTTGTATCGCGGTGTGAACTGGCTCGCATTTGTGCTGAGCTTCATCGTGGTGCTTAAAAGTTACTTAATTTTACTGTTTAGACATCGACCATGA